A single window of Polaribacter sp. SA4-10 DNA harbors:
- a CDS encoding ATP-binding protein — protein MDIEKKALKREQEARIKADYIATEKSLEISFLNKDIDNRADELVLANKELAFQNEENEKRTDELNIANEELAFQNEEKEKRADELNIANEELAFQNVEKEKRADELVLANKELAFQNEEKEKRADELNIANTELAFQNKEKEKRANELDIANEELAFQNVEKEKRADELVLANKELAFQNEEKEKRADELVLANKELAFQNEEKEKRANELNIANKELAFQNKEKEKRADELVLANTELAFQNEEKEKRANELNIANKELAFQNKEKEKRADELVLANTELAFQNEEKEKRANELVLANTELAFQNEEKEKRADELNIANKELAFQNEEKEKRADELVLANTELAFQNEEKEKRADELVLANTELAFQNEEKEKRADELNIANTELAFQNEEKEKRADELVLANTELAFQNKEKEKRADELVLANTELAFQNKEKEKRANELAIAKKELAFQKELDGYRSKMEHVARDLTRLIDTANAPIFGIDSGGLVNEWNQTSEKITGFKKGDVFGKNLVQTYITEDYRESVKKVLDDALKGKETANFEFPLFTKNGHRVMVLLNSSTRRDANGKITGVIGVGQDITELASYRKELELMVDERTRELHEALKKEKELSELKSKFVSTASHEFRTPLSAINFAAGSIKKYWTKMEPIMIEKKLDKIEDQVMHMTKLLDDILIVGQADAGKLKNNPRHINFGNFIYEIIEEVYSSHKKSHEILLIDNEGLKKSDLFIDEKLGRNIFINLISNAIKYSPRNKKVHIELASKKNHIIISIIDYGIGIPESEFKNIFQPFTRGQNVDLIQGTGLGLSIAKEAIEVIGGKIIVNSTIGSGTSFVVKIPKRTK, from the coding sequence TTGGACATAGAAAAAAAAGCACTAAAAAGAGAACAAGAAGCACGAATAAAGGCAGATTATATAGCTACGGAAAAAAGTTTAGAAATTTCTTTTCTAAACAAAGACATAGATAACCGCGCAGACGAATTAGTGCTTGCAAATAAAGAACTTGCTTTTCAAAATGAAGAAAATGAAAAAAGAACAGACGAATTAAATATTGCGAATGAAGAACTTGCTTTTCAAAATGAAGAAAAAGAAAAAAGAGCAGACGAATTAAATATTGCGAATGAAGAACTTGCTTTTCAAAATGTAGAAAAGGAAAAAAGAGCAGACGAATTAGTGCTTGCAAATAAAGAACTTGCTTTTCAAAATGAAGAAAAAGAAAAAAGAGCAGACGAATTAAATATTGCGAATACAGAACTTGCCTTTCAAAATAAAGAAAAGGAAAAAAGAGCAAATGAATTAGATATTGCGAATGAAGAACTTGCTTTTCAAAATGTAGAAAAGGAAAAAAGAGCAGATGAATTAGTGCTTGCAAATAAAGAACTTGCTTTTCAAAATGAAGAAAAAGAAAAAAGAGCAGACGAATTAGTGCTTGCAAATAAAGAACTTGCTTTTCAAAATGAAGAAAAAGAAAAAAGAGCAAATGAATTAAATATTGCGAATAAAGAACTTGCTTTTCAAAATAAAGAAAAGGAAAAAAGAGCAGACGAATTAGTGCTTGCAAATACAGAACTTGCTTTTCAAAATGAAGAAAAAGAAAAAAGAGCAAATGAATTAAATATTGCGAATAAAGAACTTGCTTTTCAAAATAAAGAAAAGGAAAAAAGAGCAGACGAATTAGTACTTGCAAATACAGAACTTGCTTTTCAAAATGAAGAAAAGGAAAAAAGAGCAAACGAATTAGTACTTGCGAATACAGAACTTGCTTTTCAAAATGAAGAAAAAGAAAAAAGAGCAGACGAATTAAATATTGCGAATAAAGAACTTGCTTTTCAAAATGAAGAAAAGGAAAAAAGAGCAGATGAATTAGTACTTGCGAATACAGAACTTGCTTTTCAAAATGAAGAAAAAGAAAAAAGAGCAGATGAATTAGTACTTGCGAATACAGAACTTGCTTTTCAAAATGAAGAAAAAGAAAAAAGAGCAGACGAATTAAATATTGCGAATACAGAACTTGCTTTTCAAAATGAAGAAAAGGAAAAAAGAGCAGACGAGTTAGTGCTTGCAAATACAGAACTTGCTTTTCAAAATAAAGAAAAGGAAAAAAGAGCAGACGAATTAGTGCTTGCAAATACAGAACTTGCTTTTCAAAATAAAGAAAAGGAAAAAAGAGCAAATGAATTAGCCATCGCTAAAAAAGAACTTGCTTTTCAAAAAGAACTCGATGGTTATCGTTCTAAGATGGAACACGTAGCACGTGACTTGACACGATTAATTGATACTGCAAATGCGCCTATTTTTGGTATCGATAGTGGAGGACTCGTGAATGAATGGAATCAAACTTCTGAGAAAATTACTGGATTTAAAAAAGGCGATGTATTTGGAAAAAATCTAGTACAAACCTACATAACTGAAGATTACCGAGAATCCGTAAAAAAAGTATTAGATGACGCTTTAAAAGGGAAGGAAACTGCCAACTTTGAGTTCCCATTATTTACCAAAAATGGCCACCGTGTAATGGTATTATTAAACTCGAGTACGCGCCGTGACGCGAACGGTAAAATTACGGGGGTTATTGGTGTAGGGCAAGATATTACAGAATTAGCTAGTTACAGAAAAGAACTAGAACTTATGGTAGATGAAAGAACCAGAGAGTTACATGAAGCCTTGAAAAAGGAAAAAGAACTAAGTGAACTAAAGTCTAAATTCGTATCTACAGCCTCTCATGAATTTAGAACACCATTATCTGCTATTAATTTTGCTGCCGGATCTATTAAAAAATACTGGACTAAAATGGAACCAATTATGATTGAAAAAAAGCTAGATAAAATAGAAGATCAAGTAATGCATATGACAAAATTATTGGATGACATTTTAATTGTTGGACAAGCAGATGCAGGTAAGCTTAAAAACAATCCCAGACATATAAATTTTGGAAATTTTATTTATGAAATTATTGAAGAGGTCTATAGTTCTCACAAAAAATCTCACGAAATATTACTAATTGATAATGAAGGTTTAAAAAAATCTGACCTATTTATTGATGAAAAATTGGGCAGAAATATTTTTATAAATTTAATAAGTAATGCTATAAAGTATTCTCCACGTAATAAAAAAGTTCATATTGAATTAGCTTCTAAAAAAAACCACATAATTATTTCGATTATAGATTATGGTATCGGGATTCCAGAATCTGAGTTCAAAAATATATTTCAACCTTTTACTAGAGGACAGAATGTAGATTTAATTCAGGGAACAGGTCTTGGTTTGTCAATTGCAAAAGAAGCTATAGAAGTAATAGGAGGTAAAATAATAGTGAATAGCACTATTGGAAGTGGTACATCCTTTGTTGTTAAAATCCCAAAAAGAACTAAATAG
- a CDS encoding OmpA family protein, with amino-acid sequence MKKISLLLLSIVLVSSCVSKKELVTLQTKHDQTKAELVNVKASLQKCVIENEKEGAKAFSLTEQVRSLKEDKKTALKQVENLTVLTQSSSDNIKNVISQLSEKDKYINGVRKAMTQKDSLNLAIKYHLTKNLTNGIQDKDIEVRVEKTVVFISISDKLLFKSGSYNVTDNAYTVLEKIAKVINDQPKMEVMIEGHTDATPIKRNIIQDNWDLSALRATSITRILQYKYGVKPERLIAAGRSQYVPLAPNDTAENKAKNRRTKIIIMPKLNQFFELLEQKEN; translated from the coding sequence ATGAAAAAAATATCATTGCTCCTATTATCGATTGTTCTAGTAAGTTCTTGTGTATCTAAGAAAGAACTTGTTACATTACAAACAAAACATGATCAAACAAAAGCAGAATTAGTAAATGTAAAAGCTAGTTTACAAAAATGTGTAATTGAAAATGAAAAAGAGGGTGCTAAGGCCTTTTCTTTAACAGAACAAGTTAGATCTTTAAAAGAGGACAAAAAAACAGCTTTAAAACAAGTTGAAAACTTAACTGTTTTAACACAATCTTCTTCAGATAATATTAAAAATGTTATTTCTCAATTAAGTGAAAAAGACAAATATATTAATGGTGTTAGAAAAGCTATGACACAAAAAGATTCTTTAAATCTTGCCATAAAATATCATTTAACTAAAAATTTAACAAACGGTATTCAAGATAAAGACATTGAAGTAAGGGTTGAAAAAACAGTAGTGTTTATCTCTATATCTGATAAGTTATTATTTAAAAGCGGAAGCTATAATGTAACTGATAATGCGTACACTGTTTTAGAAAAAATTGCTAAAGTTATTAATGACCAGCCTAAAATGGAAGTTATGATTGAAGGTCATACAGATGCGACTCCAATTAAAAGAAATATTATTCAAGACAATTGGGATTTATCTGCTTTAAGAGCTACTTCAATTACTAGAATTTTACAATACAAATATGGTGTAAAACCAGAGAGGTTAATTGCAGCTGGAAGAAGTCAATATGTGCCATTAGCACCTAATGATACCGCTGAAAATAAAGCTAAAAATAGAAGAACAAAAATTATTATTATGCCTAAATTAAATCAATTCTTTGAATTGTTAGAGCAAAAAGAAAACTAA
- a CDS encoding DEAD/DEAH box helicase, with the protein MTFEDLDLSNQLQYAIDDLGFKNPTPIQEQAFSVVRSGKDVVGIAQTGTGKTFAYMLPILRDLKFLKTQHPRILVLVPTRELVLQVVDEIEKLAAYINVRVLGVYGGANINTQKQSIAQGQDIIVATPGRLYDLALSNTLKLKTIQKLVIDEVDVMLDLGFRFQLLNIFDVLPEKRQNVLFSATMTEDVNALIYDFFKNPTKIAIAVSGTPLDNIKQQAYNLPNFFTKVNLLHHLLRDKQAFHKVLIFVAFKRSADLLFKHLEEIFGSESCVIHSNKTQNYRIRSIRQFDEGKNRILVATDVMARGLDFDNVSHVINFDTPDFPENYMHRIGRTGRAEKEGTSILFSTKKEEELKESIEQLMDFKIPVLELPEQVEISTELTEDERPREDQGISKNRTSLEYVPGAAFHDKSEKNSQVNLGGSYRREIAKKYKKPKTRGDKNYNLRNKKK; encoded by the coding sequence ATGACTTTTGAAGATTTAGATTTATCAAATCAATTACAGTATGCTATTGATGATTTAGGATTTAAGAACCCTACACCAATTCAAGAGCAGGCTTTTTCTGTAGTAAGATCTGGTAAAGATGTTGTAGGAATTGCGCAAACAGGAACCGGAAAAACGTTTGCTTATATGTTGCCAATTCTTAGAGATTTAAAGTTTTTAAAAACGCAGCATCCAAGAATCTTGGTTTTAGTGCCAACACGTGAATTAGTTTTACAAGTTGTTGATGAAATTGAAAAATTAGCAGCCTATATTAATGTGCGTGTTTTAGGAGTTTATGGAGGTGCAAATATTAATACCCAAAAGCAATCTATTGCGCAAGGACAAGATATTATTGTAGCAACACCTGGTCGTTTGTATGATTTAGCGTTAAGCAATACTTTAAAGCTAAAAACCATTCAGAAATTAGTGATTGATGAAGTTGATGTCATGCTAGATTTAGGATTTAGGTTTCAATTATTAAACATTTTTGATGTGTTGCCAGAGAAAAGACAGAATGTGCTTTTTTCTGCTACAATGACAGAAGATGTTAATGCATTAATTTATGATTTTTTTAAAAATCCTACTAAAATAGCTATTGCAGTAAGTGGAACTCCACTTGATAATATTAAGCAACAAGCTTATAATTTACCTAATTTTTTTACAAAAGTAAATTTATTACATCACTTATTAAGAGATAAACAAGCCTTCCATAAAGTATTAATTTTTGTTGCTTTTAAAAGAAGTGCAGATTTGCTCTTTAAACATTTAGAAGAGATTTTTGGAAGCGAATCTTGTGTGATACATTCTAATAAAACACAAAATTATAGAATACGTTCTATTCGTCAGTTTGATGAAGGAAAAAACAGAATTTTAGTAGCTACAGATGTGATGGCTCGTGGTTTAGATTTTGATAATGTTTCTCATGTTATCAATTTTGATACGCCAGATTTTCCAGAAAACTACATGCACAGAATTGGTAGAACAGGTAGAGCAGAAAAAGAAGGAACTTCTATTTTATTTTCTACAAAGAAGGAAGAGGAATTAAAAGAAAGCATTGAGCAATTGATGGATTTTAAAATTCCTGTTTTAGAATTGCCAGAACAAGTAGAAATTTCTACTGAATTAACAGAAGATGAGCGCCCAAGAGAAGATCAAGGAATTTCAAAAAACAGAACTTCTTTAGAATATGTTCCTGGAGCTGCATTTCATGATAAAAGCGAAAAAAATAGTCAAGTTAATTTAGGCGGTTCTTACCGAAGAGAAATTGCTAAAAAATACAAGAAGCCAAAAACTCGTGGCGATAAAAATTACAATTTAAGAAATAAAAAGAAGTAA
- a CDS encoding FAD:protein FMN transferase, whose protein sequence is MKFKKLLVILTVSTVLLSCTKEEKQQDFILKGLVFGTTYKIVYLNSSINYQKSIDSLFYLVNKSTSTYLPTSDISKINKGETDVKVDAIFIEVFNKSKRIFKETDGFFDPTVGNLVNAWGFGPKTGKKNLSDDEVKKQMQFVGLDKVKIENRIVIKEDSSIYLDFNSIAKGFGIDVIARFFNTKNIDNYLIEIGGEIRANGFKKNNEPWVIKLVNPVKKDSENGFKKLNISNKSMATSGNYRKFRIAEDGKKYVHTINPKTGYAKESNLLSASVIANLDCADVDAYATAFMAMGLEKTKEFLKTHKNLHVILLYVNNKGVINEFTTYTYN, encoded by the coding sequence ATGAAATTTAAAAAGCTACTTGTAATTCTAACAGTTTCAACTGTTTTACTTTCTTGTACAAAAGAAGAAAAACAACAAGATTTCATTTTAAAAGGACTTGTTTTTGGAACTACGTATAAAATCGTTTATTTAAATTCTTCAATAAACTATCAAAAATCTATAGATAGTTTATTCTATTTAGTAAATAAATCAACTTCAACCTATTTACCTACTTCAGATATTTCTAAAATAAATAAAGGAGAAACTGATGTGAAAGTAGATGCTATTTTTATAGAAGTTTTTAATAAGTCAAAGCGAATTTTTAAAGAAACTGATGGTTTTTTTGACCCAACAGTTGGTAACTTAGTAAATGCCTGGGGTTTTGGACCAAAAACAGGAAAGAAAAACTTAAGTGATGATGAAGTGAAAAAACAAATGCAGTTTGTAGGCTTAGACAAAGTGAAAATTGAAAATAGAATTGTTATAAAGGAAGATTCTAGTATTTATTTAGATTTTAATTCTATCGCAAAAGGTTTTGGGATTGATGTTATTGCTCGTTTTTTTAATACTAAGAATATTGATAATTATTTAATTGAAATTGGAGGTGAAATAAGAGCAAATGGTTTCAAAAAAAATAATGAACCTTGGGTGATTAAATTAGTGAATCCTGTAAAAAAAGATTCAGAGAATGGGTTCAAAAAACTAAATATCTCTAATAAATCTATGGCAACTTCTGGTAATTATAGAAAGTTTAGAATTGCTGAAGATGGAAAAAAATATGTTCATACTATAAACCCTAAAACGGGTTATGCAAAAGAAAGTAATTTATTAAGTGCTTCTGTAATAGCCAACTTAGATTGTGCAGATGTAGATGCTTATGCAACTGCTTTTATGGCAATGGGTTTAGAGAAAACAAAAGAATTTTTAAAAACTCATAAAAACCTGCATGTTATTTTATTATATGTAAACAATAAAGGGGTCATAAATGAATTTACTACATACACCTACAACTAG
- a CDS encoding Na(+)-translocating NADH-quinone reductase subunit F produces MHILTAQELHNLAMNIVGKKLQKMGYEFQAINSQLKRHPQFVLFKKGEPTIFVLVKATNNVQNSEEYDVLWMETFKAHAKKQNAKVWFAGVGIANAESVENPVFKDQPYYVAFEDFIKILE; encoded by the coding sequence ATGCATATTTTAACTGCGCAAGAACTTCATAATCTTGCTATGAATATTGTTGGTAAGAAGCTCCAAAAAATGGGGTATGAGTTTCAAGCAATAAATAGTCAGTTAAAAAGACATCCACAATTTGTCTTATTTAAAAAAGGAGAACCTACAATTTTTGTGCTAGTAAAAGCAACAAATAATGTTCAAAATTCAGAAGAATATGATGTTTTATGGATGGAGACTTTTAAAGCACACGCAAAAAAACAAAACGCTAAAGTCTGGTTTGCAGGCGTTGGTATTGCAAATGCAGAAAGTGTAGAGAACCCTGTATTTAAAGATCAACCCTATTATGTTGCTTTTGAAGATTTTATCAAAATTCTAGAGTAA
- a CDS encoding TatD family hydrolase, protein MITDTHTHLYSEQFDEDRQAMMQRALDAGVSRFFIPAIDSSYTERMLDLENKYPNDVFLMMGLHPTSVKENYKEELALVKEWIDKRNFYAIGEIGIDLFWDKTFLPQQQEAFRTQIQWAKEKKLPIVIHCRDAFDEIFEILESEKSDDLRGIFHCFTGTLAQAKKAISYNMKLGIGGVATFKNGKIDKFLNEIDIKQIVLETDSPYLAPTPYRGKRNESSYITQVVDKLVAIYELTFEEIAEITTQNSKDIFGI, encoded by the coding sequence ATGATTACAGATACGCATACACATTTATATTCTGAACAGTTTGATGAAGATAGACAAGCAATGATGCAACGTGCTTTAGATGCCGGTGTTTCTCGCTTTTTTATTCCTGCAATAGATAGTTCTTATACAGAACGAATGTTAGATTTAGAAAATAAATACCCAAATGATGTTTTTCTGATGATGGGTTTGCATCCAACTTCTGTAAAAGAAAATTACAAAGAAGAATTGGCCCTGGTAAAAGAATGGATTGATAAACGTAATTTTTATGCAATTGGTGAAATAGGAATTGATTTATTTTGGGACAAAACTTTTTTACCTCAACAACAAGAAGCTTTTAGAACTCAAATACAATGGGCAAAAGAAAAAAAATTACCTATAGTAATTCATTGTCGTGATGCTTTTGATGAAATTTTTGAAATTTTAGAATCAGAAAAAAGTGATGATTTAAGAGGAATTTTTCATTGTTTTACAGGAACATTAGCGCAAGCTAAAAAAGCAATTTCTTATAATATGAAACTTGGAATTGGTGGAGTTGCAACTTTTAAAAACGGAAAAATTGATAAATTTTTAAATGAAATTGATATTAAACAGATTGTTTTAGAAACAGATTCACCTTACTTAGCTCCTACTCCTTACAGAGGAAAACGAAACGAAAGTTCTTACATAACACAAGTTGTAGATAAATTAGTTGCTATTTATGAATTAACTTTCGAAGAAATTGCTGAAATTACTACTCAAAATTCAAAAGATATTTTTGGAATCTAA
- a CDS encoding response regulator, translating to MHKILIVEDTLAIREEIFDILVMENYTVFQAENGKIGFEIALKEDPDLIISDILMPELNGIEMFKKLQTNKKTSSIPLIFLSAKGEKEDIRNGMNLGAEDYLTKPINVNDLLNAVENKIKKKIIIDQKIIDKTITLSAILEVQRDELDNYAHLISHELKSSLRNVSDLLAWSQEELTETNNLENSTNTVQLMGEKVEQMELLLVKLEQYKNITNTTFKDTFISSNEIAKLVINEIHTPAHITIKIKNELPVLFADESMLKKVFEILLQNALDYIDKESGFIELGCETTEKDYLFSVKDNGIGINSKYHKKIFKMFEVIESNKSTGTGLSIVEKIISNYNGKIYVESTPNIETTFYFNLPKTKNNQ from the coding sequence ATGCATAAAATATTAATTGTAGAGGATACATTGGCCATTAGAGAAGAAATTTTCGACATCTTAGTAATGGAAAATTATACTGTTTTTCAAGCTGAAAACGGAAAAATTGGTTTTGAAATAGCATTGAAAGAAGATCCAGATCTTATTATTTCAGACATTTTAATGCCAGAGCTTAATGGTATTGAAATGTTTAAAAAACTACAAACTAATAAAAAAACAAGTAGTATTCCTTTAATTTTTCTTTCTGCAAAAGGTGAAAAAGAAGATATAAGAAATGGAATGAACCTAGGAGCTGAAGATTATTTAACAAAACCTATAAATGTAAATGATTTGTTGAATGCTGTTGAAAATAAAATTAAAAAGAAAATAATTATAGATCAAAAAATTATTGATAAGACAATAACGTTGTCTGCTATTCTTGAAGTTCAACGAGATGAACTAGATAATTATGCGCATTTAATTTCCCATGAATTAAAATCTTCCTTAAGAAACGTTTCAGACCTTTTAGCCTGGTCTCAAGAAGAACTAACAGAAACTAACAATTTGGAAAACTCTACGAACACGGTTCAACTTATGGGAGAAAAAGTAGAACAAATGGAGTTGCTATTAGTAAAGCTTGAACAATACAAGAACATTACCAACACTACTTTTAAAGACACTTTTATTAGCAGCAACGAGATTGCAAAACTAGTAATAAATGAAATACACACACCTGCTCATATTACAATTAAAATAAAGAATGAACTACCCGTTCTTTTTGCCGATGAAAGTATGTTGAAAAAAGTATTTGAAATTCTACTACAGAATGCTTTAGACTACATCGATAAAGAAAGTGGTTTCATTGAATTAGGATGTGAGACGACAGAAAAAGACTATCTTTTTTCAGTCAAGGATAACGGAATTGGAATAAATTCGAAATATCACAAAAAAATATTTAAAATGTTTGAAGTAATTGAATCTAATAAATCTACAGGAACTGGATTAAGTATTGTTGAAAAAATTATTTCTAATTATAATGGAAAAATATACGTAGAAAGCACTCCTAATATAGAAACAACGTTCTATTTCAACCTTCCAAAAACGAAGAATAATCAGTAA
- a CDS encoding methylated-DNA--[protein]-cysteine S-methyltransferase, with translation MESKITYYKTPIGTAKIIGDENGIQSVSVLDDDAISNESLNLKTPECLEDCVLQLEEYFTGERTNFDLKLNPKGTTFQKKVWTALLNIPFNKTKTYLEQSKALDNVKAIRAVAAANGKNPIWIIIPCHRVIGSDGSLTGYAGGIWRKKWLLEHESPVKQQSLF, from the coding sequence TTGGAATCTAAAATTACATACTACAAAACACCAATTGGAACTGCAAAAATTATTGGAGACGAAAACGGAATTCAATCTGTGTCTGTTTTAGATGATGATGCGATTTCTAATGAAAGCCTAAATTTAAAAACTCCAGAATGTTTGGAAGATTGTGTTCTTCAATTAGAAGAATATTTTACTGGAGAAAGAACAAATTTTGACTTAAAATTAAATCCAAAAGGAACCACTTTTCAGAAAAAAGTTTGGACAGCGTTATTAAATATCCCTTTTAATAAAACTAAAACTTACTTAGAACAAAGCAAAGCGCTTGATAATGTAAAGGCAATTAGGGCTGTTGCGGCTGCTAATGGTAAAAATCCTATATGGATTATTATTCCGTGTCACAGGGTAATAGGATCTGATGGTTCTTTAACGGGGTACGCTGGTGGAATTTGGCGTAAAAAATGGTTACTAGAACATGAAAGCCCTGTAAAACAACAATCGTTATTTTAA
- the map gene encoding type I methionyl aminopeptidase, producing MIKIKTKEEIEIMRESALVVSKTLGMLAKEVKPGVSTLYLDKLAEDFIRAEGAIPGFLGLYDFPNTLCMSPNAQVVHGIPNKELLKEGDIISIDCGAKKNGFYGDHAYTFAVGEIAADTKKLLDITKESLYVGIRELKAGNRVGDVGYAIQKFTEDHGYGVVRELVGHGLGREMHEDPEMPNYGKRGRGKKFVEGMVVAIEPMTNLGTHKIKQHSDGWTITTLDGKPSAHFEHDIAIVNGKPELLSTFKYIYEALGIESNEEDEFRANL from the coding sequence ATGATTAAAATAAAAACTAAAGAAGAAATAGAAATTATGCGCGAAAGTGCATTGGTAGTTTCAAAAACATTAGGAATGCTTGCAAAAGAAGTAAAACCAGGTGTTTCTACTTTATATTTAGATAAACTTGCAGAAGACTTTATAAGAGCAGAAGGTGCTATTCCTGGTTTTTTAGGTTTATATGACTTTCCAAATACGCTTTGTATGAGTCCAAACGCTCAAGTAGTTCATGGAATTCCTAACAAAGAACTATTAAAAGAGGGAGATATTATTTCTATTGATTGTGGTGCAAAGAAAAATGGTTTTTATGGTGATCATGCGTATACATTTGCTGTAGGTGAAATTGCTGCTGACACAAAAAAATTATTAGACATTACCAAAGAAAGTTTATACGTTGGTATTAGAGAGTTGAAAGCTGGAAATAGAGTTGGTGATGTAGGTTATGCAATTCAAAAATTTACAGAAGATCATGGTTATGGTGTTGTTAGAGAATTAGTTGGTCATGGTTTAGGGCGTGAAATGCACGAAGATCCAGAAATGCCAAATTACGGAAAAAGAGGAAGAGGCAAAAAATTTGTTGAAGGGATGGTAGTTGCTATAGAACCTATGACCAATTTAGGAACTCATAAAATAAAACAACATTCTGATGGTTGGACAATTACAACTTTAGACGGAAAACCATCTGCTCATTTTGAACATGATATTGCAATTGTTAATGGAAAACCAGAACTACTTTCTACTTTTAAATATATTTATGAAGCTTTAGGTATTGAAAGTAATGAAGAAGATGAATTTAGAGCTAATTTATAA
- a CDS encoding class I SAM-dependent methyltransferase encodes MSIFKSILNTIPRPFLIKASYWVRPIIAFYLKGDNFTDPIDGKSFRKFLPYGYGKQRQNALSPSTLALERHRLMWLFLQQETAFFTSKEKLKVLHIAPEQCFLDIFRKQKNLDYITSDLESPIADVKADICDLPFKENEFDVVFCNHVLEHIDDDTKAMQELYRVLKTGGMGIFQIPQDLSREKTFEDNTITDRKERAKIFGQYDHVRVYGRDYFNKLRAIGFKVDEVDYTQKITPEKLERFCLMKNEILPVCYKK; translated from the coding sequence GTGTCTATATTCAAATCCATATTAAATACAATTCCACGTCCTTTTTTAATAAAAGCAAGTTATTGGGTAAGACCCATTATCGCTTTTTATTTAAAAGGAGATAATTTTACAGATCCAATTGATGGCAAAAGTTTTCGCAAATTTTTGCCTTATGGATATGGAAAACAACGTCAAAACGCACTTTCTCCTTCTACATTAGCTTTAGAAAGACATCGATTAATGTGGCTTTTTCTTCAGCAAGAAACTGCTTTTTTTACTTCAAAAGAAAAATTAAAAGTTTTACATATTGCTCCTGAACAATGTTTTTTAGATATTTTTAGAAAGCAAAAAAACCTGGATTATATAACTTCTGATTTAGAATCTCCTATTGCAGACGTAAAAGCAGATATTTGCGATTTACCTTTTAAAGAAAACGAATTTGATGTTGTTTTTTGTAATCATGTTTTAGAACATATAGATGATGATACAAAAGCCATGCAAGAGTTATACAGAGTTCTAAAAACTGGCGGTATGGGAATATTTCAAATTCCTCAAGATTTATCTAGAGAAAAAACCTTTGAGGATAACACTATAACTGATAGAAAAGAACGTGCTAAAATCTTTGGACAGTATGACCATGTTAGAGTTTATGGTCGCGATTATTTTAACAAACTTCGTGCTATTGGTTTTAAAGTAGATGAAGTTGATTATACACAAAAAATTACTCCAGAAAAACTAGAACGATTTTGTTTAATGAAGAATGAAATTCTTCCTGTATGTTATAAAAAATAA